TAATCGTGGCTTCGTCTGGATGGGAACAAGATCAGGCTTGGGAAGATTTGATGGACAGGAACTTAAAAAATATATCCATAACTCATCCCTGTCTAATTCACTTCCCGGTAATCAAATTTATCAGATTGCGAGAGGAGAGCAGGGGAATCTTTGGATATTAACAGATAAGGGAATTTCACTTTATCGATATCAGAGTGATGACTTTCTTTTGCAGACGGATGAGAAAGGTGAAAATTTGATTGCTTATTCTGTTTGCCGGACCCCTGAAGGAATTTTATTCGGTGGACAAGGGAAAATCTATCACTATAGTTATAAAGAATCTTGTATACGGAAAATCTACGAATTTAAATCGGAGCAGAACTTTAATATTACCGCTTTGGGTTTGATAGATTCTCATACGATACTATGTTGCAGTCGTTGGCAAGGGATGTATTTGGTTGATCTTCAATCAGGCGAATACAGACGAGCGCCTTTTGGGGCAGAAAAAGAAATTACGGGTATGCTTGTTGATTCCAAACAAAGAGTGTGGGTTGCTTCTTATAATGTCGGACTGCGTTGTTTTACCCGTGATGGAAAGCAGATTGCACTTTATACAACCCGTAATTCCTCTCTTAGTAATGATATCATATTGAGTATTGTTGAACGTAAAGGGCAAATATGGCTTGGGACAGACGGGGGAGGCATTAATATACTCAATCCTGAGACTCAGCAGTTTTCCTCCTTAAAGCATATCCCCGGAAAAGTCAATTCATCACTTCCTAATAACTCAATCATCTGTCTTTATAATGATCAAAATAATAATATATGGATTGGGAGTATTTATAGTGGTTTGATTAGTGTTCGTGAGGTATATATGCAGGCATACACAGATGCGTTGCCGAATAATAAACAAGGTTTAAGTGACAATATAGTATTGAGTTTATGTCAGCAGGAATCAGGTCATATCTGGGTGGGAACAAATGGAGGTGGAATTAATTGTTTTAACTCCCTGGCCGGAGAGTTTACACATTATCCTTCTACTTTGGGAGATAAAGTTGCTTCTATTTGTGGCTTTGCTTCCGGGAAATTATTGTTGTCTATATTTGCACAAGGGATATTTATTTTTGATCCGGTCACAGGAAATAAACAACCATTTACTATTATTGATAAAGAAGTCAATGAACGTTTATGTCTTCACGGAAATACGGTCAATGTTTATCGGAATACTCCCAACACGATATTGCTGTTGGGCAATCACGTGTATTGTTATCATTTGAAGGAGAAGCAGTTTTCTATTGTTTCCGAAGAAAAAGGCATAAATATTATTGAGGGGTCCTTGAAAGCAATTGCTTGTGATGGGCATTCAACTTATTTGAACGATATAAAACATATTTATGAGTTGGATAATCATAGTAATAAGCTGAGAGTGTTGTTTACTGCTCAGGATGATATGAATATAAATTCAGTATCCATGGATGAGAGTGGCTGTTTTTGGATCGGGAGTAATTTAGGTTTGGTGAGTTATCATCCAGCGACACAGAAACAAAAAATGATTTCTACTTCATTATTTATAGAGGTTTCTTCATTGATTTGTGATCAAAAAGGAAAGATTTGGGTTGGTGCTGAAAACCGACTGTTTGCATGGTCCATAGCCGAGGAGAAGATGGCATTATTCGGCGAAACGGATGGAGCTGTTCCGAATGAATACTTTCCAGAAGCTCGTTTGTTAAGTCAGAAGGGTGATATTTATATGGGAGGGGTCAAAGGATTGCTTCATATTGATGGTAAGCTACCATTGAGAAATACGAATCCGCAATTACAATTATCAGATATCATAATCAATGGAGAACCTGCGAACAATAAATTGTATGATGGTATAAGAAAGCTTTCCGTGCCATGGAATAGTAATATTGTCATTCATGTCATGGCGAAAGAAGAAGATATCTTCAGACAGAAGGTGTATCGGTATCAGATAAAAGGGCTGGATGAGCAGCTTGTTGAATCATATAGTCCGGAACTGACTATGCGTGCGCTTCCTCCGGGTAATTATCAGATTATGGCTTCTTGTACCACTAAAGACGGTAGTTGGGTGCCTGCTCAACAATTGTTACAACTGACAATTTCTCCTCCATGGTATAAGACATGGTGGTTTATATTGGGTTGTATTCTATTGGTAGCTGTCATTGTCATTGAAAGTGTGCGAAAAGTGTTGAAACGTAAGGAGGAAAAGCTACGATGGGAAATGAAGGAACACGAGCAAAAAACGTATGAAGAAAAAGTTCGTTTTTTGATTAATATAAGTCATGAGTTGCGCACACCTTTGACACTGATCTATGCACCTCTCAAGCAAATATTGAAATCGCTTTCTCCTCAAGATGCCCAATATTTGCCGATAAAGGCTATTTATCGACAGTCACAGCGGATGAAAAATCTGATAAATATGGTGCTTGATGTACGTAAAATGGAGGTAGGTGAAAGTCGGTTACAAATAGAACCACAGCCGCTAAACGAATGGATCAAGCATGTATCACAAGACTTTATCAGCGAGGGAGAGGCAAAAAGTGTACATATCAGTTATCGGTTTGATTCACGAATAGAAGCAGTCAGTTTTGATAAAAACAAGTGTGAGATTATTCTAAGCAATTTGCTGATTAATGCCTTGAAACACAGTCCGCAACATACAGAGATAACTATTGTTTCGGAATTGATTTCTGAAAGAAAAAGAGTGCGCGTATCTGTCATTGATCAGGGAAGCGGATTGGAAAATGTGGATACACGAAAGCTCTTTACCCGATTTTATCAGGGCACTAAAGAACAAAACGGGACAGGAATCGGGTTGTCATATTCTAAAATATTGGTTGAATTGCATGGCGGCTCCATTGGTGCCCGGGATAATCAGGAAACAGGTGCCACATTTTTCTTCGAACTGCCGTTGAGGCAGGATGCTGAAGAGATTGTTTGTCAACCGAAAGCTTATTTGAATGAGTTGATGAGCAACGATGATAGTGAACATATCAGTAAAGGAGAGGAATTTGATACAACTTCGTATACGATTTTGGTTGTGGATGATAATTCGGATCTGACGGACTTTTTTAGTAAGGCATTGAGTGAATATTTTAAAAAGGTGTTGATAGCTTCTGATGGAGTGGAGGCGCTTCAGTTGGTAAAGAGTTATACACCAGACATTATTGTCAGTGATGTGATGATGCCACGAATGAATGGATATGAACTTTGTAAAGGTCTTAAAGAAGACCTTGCTGTCAGTCATATCCCTATTATTTTGTTGACGGCTAGAGATGATAAGGAAAGTCAGATTAGCGGTTATAAAAATGGAGCGGATGGCTACCTTACTAAACCTTTCGAAATAGAAATGTTGATGGAGTTAATCCGAAATCGTTTGAAAAATCGTGAATATACAAAGAAGAGATACCTGGATGCTGGATTAATACCAGCTCCGGAGGAAACTACTTTCAGTTTGGCAGATGAAACGTTTTTGGTGAAATTGAATAGAATCATTCAGGAGAATTTGAGTGATACGAAACTGGATGTGTCTTTCATTTGTAAGGAGGTAGGGATGAGTCGTGCTTCGCTTTATACGAAATTGAAGGCACTGACAGGCATTGGTCTAAATGAATATATTAATAAAATCAGGATGGAAAAGGCGATTCTGCTGATTACTGCTACAGATTTTACATTTACGGATATTTCAGAGAAAGTAGGATTTACTACTATCAGTTATTTCAGTACAGCATTTAAACAATATACCGGAGAAACTCCGACAGCCTATAGGAGCAGGCAGAAAAAAAAGGAATAGAGTGCCGGTATATATTAAAAGAATCGGCTTGAAAACGTCTGTTACAGAGTTTTAAGATACAAACTCGGAGTTTTTGTGTACTTTTGCTTCAAGATACATAAAAACCTCATGCAGTATGAACTATAATTTTGATGAAATAATAAACCGTAATGGTACGGACTCCGTAAAATGGGATGCCGTAGAACGCCGTTGGGGGCGTAATGACTTGATTCCGATGTGGGTGGCTGATATGGATTTCCGCACAGCCCCTTTTGTAATCGACGCCTTGAAGAAACGTCTGGACCATGAAGTGCTGGGCTATACATTTGCCTGCAAAGAATGGGCCGAATCCATTATCAACTGGCTGAAAGAACGGCATGGCTGGGAGATTCGCGAGGATATGCTGACGTTTACTCCCGGCATTGTCCGCGGACTGGCATTTGCTATCCATTGTTTCACGGAGAAAGGGGATAAGGTGATGGTCATGCCTCCTGTATACCATCCTTTCTTTCTCGTGACGCAGAAGAACGAACGTGAAGTGGTGTACAGTCCGCTGGTATTGAAAGACGGACAATATCATATTGATTTCGACCGTTTCCGCAAAGATGTGCAGGGATGCAAGCTGCTTATTCTGAGCAATCCCCATAATCCGGGCGGACGTGTATGGACCAAAGAAGAACTGTCGCAGATCGCTGACATCTGCTATGAGAACGGTACATTAGTAATCTCTGACGAGATTCATGCCGACTTGACCCTGCCTCCTTACAAGCATCCTACTTTTGCTTTGATTTCTGAGAAAGCACGGATGAACTCCCTTGTCTTTATGTCTCCGAGCAAAGCGTTCAATATGCCCGGACTGGCAAGTTCGTATGCAATCATTGAGAATGACGAACTTCGTCATCAGTTCCAGGTATATATGGAAGCGAGCGAGTTCTCCGAAGGACACTTATTCGCTTATCTCAGCGTAGCGGCAGCCTACAGTCATGGTACTGAATGGCTGGATCAGGTCGTTGCCTATATCAAAGGAAATATTGACTTCACGGAAAGTTATCTGAAAGAGCGGATTCCTGCCATCAGAATGATTCGTCCGCAAGCATCCTACCTAATCTTTTTAGACTGTCGTGAGCTGGGGTTAAATCAGGAGGAACTGAATCGCCTGTTTGTAGAAGATGCCCACTTGGCTTTGAATGAAGGAACGACGTTCGGCAAAGAAGGTGAAGGGTTTATGCGGTTGAATGTTGCCTGTCCGCGTGCTACGCTGGAGAAGGCTTTGAGGCAATTGGAACAAGCTGTCAACAATAGGTAGAAGTATTGTCGAATGCTTTACACAAATCCGGTAACATAATACCTGTTTTTTATTCTTCACAAAGATATACAGACACTCACTACCTGACAACGGAAAAGGGCGATAATATATTTGATAACCATTTTAATTTATAACGATTATGCGAATATTCTTCCTGATATTTCTGCTTGCTTATGTAGGTGGCAATGTTTATATCTTTATCCGTACATTACAGATGCTTTCCGGCTTCTCGCTGGCTATGAAGATTCTGTTGTCTGTCATCTATTGGCTGGTAGCTTTCTCGTTGGTGATAGCTATGCTGACCCGTCATATAGATATGCCTGTCATCCTGTCGAAATCCATGTTTCACATCGGTTCGGTATGGCTGGTATTTACACTGTACATGATTTTTGCTTTGTTGATAGCAGATGTGACGAAGATATTTGTGCCGTCACTAAATCACGGTTTCTATTATGCGCTGGGAGCGACTTGCTGTCTGCTTCTGTACGGTTATTATAACTACCGTCATCCGCAGGTCAATAAGATTGATGTCTCCCTTGATAAGCCGATAGAAGGTAACGGAATCAATATCGTAGCCGTGAGTGACGTCCATTTAGGGTATGGTACGGGAAAAGCCATGCTGAAAGAATATGTAGATATGATAAATGCGCAGCATCCCGACCTTATACTGATCGGTGGAGATTTGATAGATAATAGTCTTACCCCATTATATAAGGAGAATATGGCGGAAGAACTGGCACAACTGAAAGCTCCCTTGGGCATTTATATGGTTCCGGGAAATCATGAATACATCAGCGGTATTGATGAAAGCGTCCGCTTCTTGAAAGATACTCCCATACAACTATTGCGTGATTCCGTAGTAACATTGCCTAACGGTGTGCAGATCATCGGACGTGACGACCGTTCCAACCGTTCTCGTCATTCCCTGCCTACCTTATTAAAGCAAGCGGATCGTAGTAAACCTATCATTCTTTTAGATCATCAACCCTACAACCTGGCTAAAACAGATTCTTTGGGAATAGACCTGCAATTCAGCGGACATACGCATCATGGACAGATATGGCCTATAAGTTGGGTAACAGACAGAATATATGAACAGAGTCACGGCTATCGCAAATGGAGCCAATCACATATCTATGTTTCCAGCGGATTATCTCTTTGGGGGCCTCCT
This sequence is a window from Bacteroides thetaiotaomicron VPI-5482. Protein-coding genes within it:
- a CDS encoding MalY/PatB family protein, whose protein sequence is MNYNFDEIINRNGTDSVKWDAVERRWGRNDLIPMWVADMDFRTAPFVIDALKKRLDHEVLGYTFACKEWAESIINWLKERHGWEIREDMLTFTPGIVRGLAFAIHCFTEKGDKVMVMPPVYHPFFLVTQKNEREVVYSPLVLKDGQYHIDFDRFRKDVQGCKLLILSNPHNPGGRVWTKEELSQIADICYENGTLVISDEIHADLTLPPYKHPTFALISEKARMNSLVFMSPSKAFNMPGLASSYAIIENDELRHQFQVYMEASEFSEGHLFAYLSVAAAYSHGTEWLDQVVAYIKGNIDFTESYLKERIPAIRMIRPQASYLIFLDCRELGLNQEELNRLFVEDAHLALNEGTTFGKEGEGFMRLNVACPRATLEKALRQLEQAVNNR
- a CDS encoding hybrid sensor histidine kinase/response regulator transcription factor; amino-acid sequence: MNATKLLLIVSIVQMFFSYPLRAEHYYYKQISLKAGLPSTVHCIAADNRGFVWMGTRSGLGRFDGQELKKYIHNSSLSNSLPGNQIYQIARGEQGNLWILTDKGISLYRYQSDDFLLQTDEKGENLIAYSVCRTPEGILFGGQGKIYHYSYKESCIRKIYEFKSEQNFNITALGLIDSHTILCCSRWQGMYLVDLQSGEYRRAPFGAEKEITGMLVDSKQRVWVASYNVGLRCFTRDGKQIALYTTRNSSLSNDIILSIVERKGQIWLGTDGGGINILNPETQQFSSLKHIPGKVNSSLPNNSIICLYNDQNNNIWIGSIYSGLISVREVYMQAYTDALPNNKQGLSDNIVLSLCQQESGHIWVGTNGGGINCFNSLAGEFTHYPSTLGDKVASICGFASGKLLLSIFAQGIFIFDPVTGNKQPFTIIDKEVNERLCLHGNTVNVYRNTPNTILLLGNHVYCYHLKEKQFSIVSEEKGINIIEGSLKAIACDGHSTYLNDIKHIYELDNHSNKLRVLFTAQDDMNINSVSMDESGCFWIGSNLGLVSYHPATQKQKMISTSLFIEVSSLICDQKGKIWVGAENRLFAWSIAEEKMALFGETDGAVPNEYFPEARLLSQKGDIYMGGVKGLLHIDGKLPLRNTNPQLQLSDIIINGEPANNKLYDGIRKLSVPWNSNIVIHVMAKEEDIFRQKVYRYQIKGLDEQLVESYSPELTMRALPPGNYQIMASCTTKDGSWVPAQQLLQLTISPPWYKTWWFILGCILLVAVIVIESVRKVLKRKEEKLRWEMKEHEQKTYEEKVRFLINISHELRTPLTLIYAPLKQILKSLSPQDAQYLPIKAIYRQSQRMKNLINMVLDVRKMEVGESRLQIEPQPLNEWIKHVSQDFISEGEAKSVHISYRFDSRIEAVSFDKNKCEIILSNLLINALKHSPQHTEITIVSELISERKRVRVSVIDQGSGLENVDTRKLFTRFYQGTKEQNGTGIGLSYSKILVELHGGSIGARDNQETGATFFFELPLRQDAEEIVCQPKAYLNELMSNDDSEHISKGEEFDTTSYTILVVDDNSDLTDFFSKALSEYFKKVLIASDGVEALQLVKSYTPDIIVSDVMMPRMNGYELCKGLKEDLAVSHIPIILLTARDDKESQISGYKNGADGYLTKPFEIEMLMELIRNRLKNREYTKKRYLDAGLIPAPEETTFSLADETFLVKLNRIIQENLSDTKLDVSFICKEVGMSRASLYTKLKALTGIGLNEYINKIRMEKAILLITATDFTFTDISEKVGFTTISYFSTAFKQYTGETPTAYRSRQKKKE
- a CDS encoding metallophosphoesterase, giving the protein MRIFFLIFLLAYVGGNVYIFIRTLQMLSGFSLAMKILLSVIYWLVAFSLVIAMLTRHIDMPVILSKSMFHIGSVWLVFTLYMIFALLIADVTKIFVPSLNHGFYYALGATCCLLLYGYYNYRHPQVNKIDVSLDKPIEGNGINIVAVSDVHLGYGTGKAMLKEYVDMINAQHPDLILIGGDLIDNSLTPLYKENMAEELAQLKAPLGIYMVPGNHEYISGIDESVRFLKDTPIQLLRDSVVTLPNGVQIIGRDDRSNRSRHSLPTLLKQADRSKPIILLDHQPYNLAKTDSLGIDLQFSGHTHHGQIWPISWVTDRIYEQSHGYRKWSQSHIYVSSGLSLWGPPFRIGTNSDMAVFHLNQMAK